A window from Dermacentor albipictus isolate Rhodes 1998 colony chromosome 10, USDA_Dalb.pri_finalv2, whole genome shotgun sequence encodes these proteins:
- the LOC135917068 gene encoding A disintegrin and metalloproteinase with thrombospondin motifs like, with amino-acid sequence MSTLQPRGSITLTGLQCYYKGKEGYLVLLPNGDVNSGETMQKLVEYAEQYPPMWGSDLLLLLTGKPLSETTQDGKTSRIHGVANSEGACGPNNVLIVSDQGKDDHTSFALAHEISHAIGAVHDGEGTADSCFDIGYIMSPYMIPSANLSYSPCSIVDIEKFLGEEASDCLFKDTGDPQLDANRAAHCTRFLAKGQKLQRTEIDGACSFSCCTGRKSSFRLPERDGKPCNKFDASQMCNDGNCI; translated from the exons ATGAGTACCCTCCAACCTCGTGGCTCTATTACTTTAACAGGACTTCAGTGCTATTATAAG GGAAAGGAAGGCTATTTGGTACTGCTCCCAAATGGCGATGTTAACTCCGGAGAAACGATGCAGAAACTAGTTGAGTATGCGGAACAATACCCGCCAATGTGGGGATCGGATTTGCTGCTCCTGCTTACAGG GAAACCACTGAGTGAAACCACGCAGGATGGAAAAACATCTCGTATACATG GCGTCGCAAATTCTGAAGGAGCCTGTGGCCCTAACAATGTGCTGATTGTGTCTGACCAAGGCAAGGATGACCATACTTCTTTCGCCCTCGCCCACGAAATATCACATGC GATCGGAGCTGTGCACGATGGCGAAGGTACCGCTGACAGCTGCTTCGACATTGGATACATAATGAGCCCATACATGATACCATCTGCCAATCTGTCTTACTCTCCTTGCAGCATTGTCGATATTGAGAAGTTCTTGgg TGAAGAAGCATCTGATTGCTTATTTAAAGACACGGGTGATCCACAGCTCGACGCCAACAGAGCCGCACACTGCACCCGCTTCCTGGCGAAGGGTCAGAAACTGCAACGTACTGAG ATAGACGGAGCATGCTCGTTCAGTTGCTGCACTGGCCGTAAGTCTTCTTTTCGGCTGCCAGAACGAGATGGTAAACCCTGCAACAAGTTTGATGCATCTCAG atgTGCAACGACGGAAATTGCATATAA